A part of Leifsonia xyli subsp. xyli str. CTCB07 genomic DNA contains:
- the rplV gene encoding 50S ribosomal protein L22, with protein sequence MVESIARVRHIRVTPMKARRVVNMIRGKQAQEALAILKFAPQGASEPVYKLVASAIANARVKADQSNTYLDEQDLYVSRAFVDEGTTLKRFQPRAQGRAFRINKRTSHITVVLATPDEAEAAQPAKKASTAKKASN encoded by the coding sequence ATGGTGGAGTCGATCGCACGCGTGCGACACATCCGCGTCACCCCCATGAAGGCCCGTCGCGTCGTCAACATGATCCGCGGCAAGCAGGCTCAGGAGGCCCTGGCCATCCTGAAGTTCGCCCCGCAGGGCGCGAGCGAGCCGGTGTACAAGCTGGTCGCGTCGGCCATCGCCAATGCGCGCGTCAAGGCCGACCAGAGCAACACCTATCTGGATGAGCAGGACCTCTATGTGAGCCGCGCTTTCGTGGACGAGGGGACCACCCTGAAGCGGTTCCAGCCGCGCGCTCAGGGCCGTGCCTTCCGCATCAACAAGCGCACCAGCCACATCACCGTCGTCCTCGCGACGCCGGACGAGGCCGAGGCCGCGCAGCCAGCTAAGAAGGCCAGCACCGCAAAGAAGGCGAGCAACTAA
- the rpsS gene encoding 30S ribosomal protein S19, with amino-acid sequence MPRSLKKGPFVDEHLFRKVVAANEANSKNVIKTWSRRSMIVPAMLGHTIAVHDGRKHIPVFVTETMVGHKLGEFAPTRTFRGHVKDDKRGRRR; translated from the coding sequence ATGCCACGCAGTCTTAAGAAGGGCCCCTTCGTCGACGAGCACCTGTTCCGCAAGGTGGTCGCCGCGAACGAGGCTAATAGCAAGAACGTGATCAAGACCTGGTCGCGCCGCTCGATGATCGTCCCGGCCATGCTCGGCCACACGATCGCGGTACACGACGGTCGCAAGCACATCCCGGTGTTCGTCACCGAGACCATGGTCGGTCACAAGCTCGGCGAGTTCGCGCCGACGCGTACCTTCCGCGGTCACGTGAAGGACGACAAGAGGGGTCGTCGCCGCTAA
- the rplB gene encoding 50S ribosomal protein L2 gives MAIRNYKPTTPGRRGSSVADFAEITRSNPEKSLLRPLSKSGGRNNQGRITTRHIGGGHKRQYRVIDFRRNDKDGVNAKVAHIEYDPNRTARIALLHFLDGTKRYILAPAGLKQGNIVESGAGADIKPGNNLPLCNIPTGTVVHAIELKPGGGAKLARSAGSSVRLVAKDGPYAQLRLPSGEVRNVDARCRATIGEVGNAEQSNINWGKAGRMRWKGVRPTVRGVAMNPIDHPHGGGEGKTSGGRHPVSPWGQKEGRTRHPNKESDKLIVRRRNAGKKRK, from the coding sequence ATGGCTATTCGCAATTACAAGCCCACGACCCCCGGGCGTCGCGGCTCCTCCGTCGCCGACTTCGCCGAGATCACCCGGTCGAACCCGGAGAAGTCCCTTCTCCGGCCGCTGTCGAAGTCCGGTGGCCGCAACAACCAGGGCCGCATCACGACCCGTCACATCGGTGGTGGCCACAAGCGCCAGTACCGCGTCATCGACTTCCGTCGCAATGACAAGGACGGCGTCAACGCCAAGGTCGCGCACATCGAGTACGACCCCAACCGCACGGCTCGCATCGCGTTGCTGCACTTCCTGGACGGCACCAAGCGCTACATCCTGGCGCCCGCCGGTCTCAAACAGGGCAACATCGTCGAGTCGGGCGCTGGCGCGGACATCAAGCCGGGCAACAACCTGCCGCTGTGCAACATCCCGACCGGCACCGTCGTCCACGCGATCGAGCTGAAGCCGGGCGGTGGCGCCAAGCTGGCCCGCTCCGCGGGCTCCTCGGTGCGTCTCGTCGCGAAGGACGGCCCCTACGCCCAGCTGCGCCTCCCCTCGGGCGAGGTCCGCAACGTCGATGCGCGCTGCCGTGCCACGATCGGCGAGGTCGGCAACGCCGAGCAGTCGAACATCAACTGGGGCAAGGCCGGACGCATGCGCTGGAAGGGCGTCCGCCCGACCGTCCGCGGTGTCGCGATGAACCCGATCGACCACCCGCACGGTGGTGGTGAGGGCAAGACCTCCGGTGGTCGCCACCCGGTCAGCCCGTGGGGCCAGAAAGAAGGCCGCACGCGCCACCCCAACAAGGAAAGCGACAAGCTCATCGTCCGCCGTCGCAACGCCGGCAAGAAGCGCAAGTAG
- the rplW gene encoding 50S ribosomal protein L23, with amino-acid sequence MAAVNKDPRDVIIAPVVSEKSYGLIDEGKYTFLVDPRSNKTEIKLAIESIFRVEVASVNTLNRQGKTRRTKFGLGKRKDTKRAIVTLKSGSIDIFTAVG; translated from the coding sequence ATGGCCGCCGTCAACAAGGACCCGCGCGACGTCATCATCGCTCCGGTCGTCTCCGAGAAGAGCTACGGCCTGATCGACGAGGGCAAGTACACCTTCCTTGTCGACCCGCGTTCCAACAAGACCGAGATCAAGCTCGCCATCGAGTCGATCTTCAGGGTCGAGGTCGCGTCGGTGAACACCCTGAACCGTCAGGGCAAGACCCGCCGCACCAAGTTCGGCCTCGGTAAGCGCAAGGACACCAAGCGTGCCATCGTCACGCTGAAGTCCGGTTCCATCGACATCTTCACGGCCGTCGGCTGA
- the rplD gene encoding 50S ribosomal protein L4, producing MATSIDVVDLKGKKAGSIELPDSLFDVQTNIPLIHQVVTAQLAAARQGTHKTKNRGEVSGAGRKPFKQKGTGRARQGSIRAPQMTGGGIVHGPTPRDYSQRTPKKMIAAALLGALSDRARGSRIHAVQAFTAGEAPSTKAVVELLSGVATSKHVLVVLERDDELAFKSVRNIASVHALTYDQLNAYDVLVSDDIVFTQAALEGFIAAKSTSAATKKEEVNA from the coding sequence ATGGCTACCTCGATTGACGTCGTCGACCTCAAGGGCAAGAAGGCCGGCTCCATCGAGCTCCCCGACTCCCTGTTCGACGTTCAGACCAACATCCCGCTGATCCACCAGGTGGTCACCGCTCAGCTCGCCGCCGCGCGTCAGGGCACCCACAAGACGAAGAACCGTGGTGAGGTCTCCGGTGCCGGTCGCAAGCCGTTCAAGCAGAAAGGCACCGGCCGCGCTCGTCAGGGCTCGATCCGCGCCCCGCAGATGACCGGTGGTGGCATCGTCCACGGACCGACCCCGCGCGACTACTCGCAGCGCACCCCCAAGAAGATGATCGCCGCCGCTCTGCTCGGCGCTCTCTCGGACCGCGCTCGCGGCAGCCGCATCCACGCCGTCCAGGCCTTCACCGCCGGTGAAGCCCCCTCGACCAAGGCCGTCGTGGAGCTGCTGAGCGGCGTCGCCACCTCGAAGCACGTCCTCGTCGTGCTGGAGCGCGACGACGAACTCGCTTTCAAGAGCGTGCGCAACATCGCGTCCGTGCATGCGCTGACCTACGACCAGCTGAACGCCTACGACGTGCTGGTGAGCGACGACATCGTCTTCACCCAGGCCGCGCTCGAGGGCTTCATCGCAGCCAAGTCCACGAGCGCTGCGACCAAGAAGGAAGAGGTGAACGCCTGA
- the rplC gene encoding 50S ribosomal protein L3 — translation MSTIDTKTSRGLLGKKLGMTQVWDENDTLIPVTVIEITPNVVTQVRTPEADGYNAVQIAYGQIDRRKVNKPSAGHFDKAGVTPRRHLTEVRTADAAEYSAGQELTVDGTFEAGQLVDVVGTSKSKGFAGVMKRHNFQGVSASHGAHRNHRKPGSIGASSTPSRVFKGMRMAGRMGGERVTVLNLKVQAIDAEKGLLLVKGAVPGARGRIVFVRNAVKGA, via the coding sequence ATGTCCACCATCGATACCAAGACCTCCCGTGGCCTCCTCGGCAAGAAGCTCGGCATGACCCAGGTCTGGGACGAGAACGACACTCTCATCCCCGTGACCGTCATCGAGATCACGCCGAACGTCGTGACCCAAGTCCGCACCCCCGAGGCAGACGGCTACAACGCCGTCCAGATCGCCTACGGCCAGATCGACCGGCGCAAGGTCAACAAGCCCTCCGCCGGTCACTTCGACAAGGCGGGCGTCACGCCGCGCCGTCACCTGACCGAGGTCCGTACCGCCGACGCCGCCGAGTACTCGGCCGGCCAGGAGCTCACCGTCGACGGCACCTTCGAGGCCGGCCAGCTGGTCGATGTCGTCGGCACCTCGAAGAGCAAGGGCTTCGCCGGTGTCATGAAGCGCCACAACTTCCAGGGCGTCTCCGCTTCGCACGGTGCGCACCGCAACCACCGCAAGCCGGGCTCCATCGGCGCCTCCTCGACCCCGAGCCGTGTCTTCAAGGGCATGCGCATGGCCGGTCGCATGGGTGGCGAGCGCGTCACCGTCCTGAATCTGAAGGTTCAGGCGATCGACGCCGAGAAGGGCCTGCTGCTGGTCAAAGGCGCCGTTCCCGGCGCTCGCGGCCGCATCGTTTTCGTCCGCAACGCAGTGAAGGGGGCCTAA
- the rpsJ gene encoding 30S ribosomal protein S10 translates to MAGQKIRIRLKSYDHAGLDTSARKIVDTVTRAGATVVGPVPLPTEKNVVCVIRSPHKYKDSREHFEMRTHKRLIDIVDPTPKAVDSLMRLDLPADVNIEIKL, encoded by the coding sequence ATGGCGGGACAGAAGATCCGCATTCGGCTTAAATCGTACGACCACGCTGGTCTCGACACCTCGGCGCGCAAGATCGTCGACACGGTGACTCGTGCCGGCGCGACCGTCGTCGGGCCGGTGCCGCTTCCCACCGAGAAGAACGTGGTGTGCGTCATCCGTTCGCCCCACAAGTACAAGGACAGCCGTGAGCACTTCGAGATGCGCACGCACAAGCGGCTGATCGACATCGTCGACCCGACGCCGAAGGCCGTCGACTCGCTCATGCGTCTCGACCTGCCGGCCGACGTCAACATCGAGATCAAGCTCTAA
- a CDS encoding glycosyltransferase, whose product MKIAYCRVWDTEYPRNARIRAFLEEQLDAEITITRRREGPRWRRMLHDLRALLFTVHGRRVYILSEFSLPYVAVVWAVARLNRGVLVADGFVGQYETMVEDWKKARPGSLRARWYALVDTMACALADLVLIDTRVRAQQLAAAHPGTDVLSLPVGAPGWARPATGTAADRRRAADEPLRVLYYGNYIPLHGPPVIVEALATLGAAVPLEATFIGDGTLRASIRARAAELGIAGQCRFLEPVPAIELADHLAAADVVLGIFGDSPKARSVIANKVWQGLAAGKTVVTRSSPALEEVAGAVGESLVQVDGSSPAELVSALAAALRSIGEPGPDAARRSRGARGVRRLRIRSLRRETDGTRRIAVARHARVAALAGIWQT is encoded by the coding sequence GTGAAGATCGCCTACTGCCGTGTCTGGGACACCGAGTATCCACGCAACGCACGGATTCGCGCTTTCCTTGAGGAACAGCTGGACGCTGAGATCACGATCACGCGACGTCGGGAAGGGCCCCGCTGGCGGCGGATGCTGCACGATCTCCGAGCGCTCCTGTTCACGGTGCATGGGCGGCGAGTCTACATTCTGTCGGAGTTCTCGCTCCCGTACGTCGCCGTCGTGTGGGCGGTCGCGCGCCTCAACCGGGGTGTGCTCGTGGCAGACGGGTTCGTCGGGCAGTACGAGACGATGGTCGAAGACTGGAAGAAGGCACGACCGGGCTCGCTGCGGGCGCGATGGTACGCGCTGGTGGACACGATGGCCTGCGCGCTGGCCGACCTCGTCCTGATCGACACCAGGGTCCGGGCGCAACAGCTGGCTGCTGCGCATCCCGGAACCGATGTCCTCTCGCTCCCGGTGGGCGCTCCCGGGTGGGCGCGCCCGGCGACCGGGACAGCGGCCGATCGCCGGCGCGCCGCGGACGAGCCCCTCCGGGTCCTCTACTACGGCAACTACATCCCGCTGCACGGGCCGCCGGTCATCGTGGAGGCGCTCGCCACGCTCGGAGCGGCCGTGCCGTTAGAGGCCACGTTCATCGGCGACGGTACGCTGCGGGCGAGCATCCGCGCGCGGGCCGCTGAGCTCGGGATCGCCGGGCAATGCCGATTCCTCGAGCCGGTCCCCGCGATCGAGCTGGCCGATCACCTGGCCGCCGCGGATGTGGTGCTCGGCATCTTCGGGGACTCGCCGAAGGCGCGGAGCGTCATTGCCAACAAGGTCTGGCAGGGTCTGGCCGCTGGGAAGACGGTTGTCACGCGCAGCTCGCCGGCGCTGGAGGAAGTGGCCGGGGCGGTGGGGGAGAGTCTCGTCCAGGTCGACGGTTCCTCCCCCGCAGAACTGGTCAGCGCCCTCGCCGCAGCTCTGCGCTCGATCGGTGAGCCCGGCCCGGACGCCGCGCGACGCAGCCGGGGCGCTCGAGGCGTACGTCGCCTCCGAATACGCTCGCTTCGGCGCGAAACTGACGGAACTCGCCGGATCGCTGTAGCGCGACACGCCCGGGTTGCAGCACTGGCCGGAATCTGGCAAACTTGA
- a CDS encoding glycosyltransferase family 2 protein has translation MNPRISAVSVVIPTMNTRGALDDAVASALVQRDVDVEVIVAMNGQGPDPVFQDARVRVVRSEPGLRGNGARMAGIRSARHETVALLDDDDTWEATKLRAQLDALESAGVSGGNWVMSCAILEKDLSTGGERVVPTEPVRDVPSITEYLLERPRLRSVSPQFASSTIAVPPGAGAVRAVGHRCAAPPRLGVADPAGARTGNPDAVRSRTARVPPRQSRRLPDDGPQLACEPRVGQTASHSDQPACSR, from the coding sequence ATGAACCCGCGAATCTCCGCTGTGAGCGTTGTCATCCCGACGATGAACACTCGCGGCGCCCTTGACGACGCGGTCGCTTCCGCTCTCGTTCAGCGCGACGTGGACGTGGAGGTGATCGTCGCTATGAACGGGCAGGGCCCCGACCCGGTGTTCCAGGACGCCCGTGTGCGTGTCGTGCGCTCCGAACCGGGACTGCGCGGGAACGGCGCACGTATGGCCGGCATCCGCTCGGCGCGGCACGAGACTGTCGCGTTGCTGGACGACGACGACACCTGGGAAGCGACGAAGCTCCGAGCGCAGCTGGACGCGCTCGAATCGGCCGGAGTCTCTGGTGGCAACTGGGTGATGAGCTGTGCGATTCTCGAAAAAGACCTGAGCACCGGCGGTGAGCGTGTGGTCCCCACCGAGCCAGTCCGAGATGTGCCGAGCATCACCGAGTATCTGCTGGAAAGACCCCGGCTCCGTTCTGTCTCGCCGCAATTCGCTTCTTCCACCATAGCTGTTCCCCCGGGAGCTGGCGCTGTCCGAGCCGTGGGACACCGCTGTGCGGCTCCACCAAGACTGGGAGTGGCTGATCCGGCTGGAGCGCGAACGGGGAACCCGGATGCTGTGCGTTCCAGAACCGCTCGTGTGCCGCCCCGTCAGTCACGCCGACTCCCTGACGACGGACCCCAACTGGCGTGCGAGCCTCGAGTGGGGCAAACGGCATCTCACAGCGACCAGCCGGCGTGTTCGCGGTGA
- a CDS encoding glycosyltransferase family 2 protein: MACFYNAGPAVGRSLARLAEFDRGAQIVLVDDASTDATESRLREWAVGRREVRVLALEENRGPAAARNAAIGLIDREYVWFVDDDDPEPNALDSFAEAISGKPDLVFARARFRAAGASERWIDGIGEQRTTGRERALRSVLDGDVQGFLWSKLFRRSVLHAETFGRDYPQEDFIGVVDALERSERIVFWPESVYTDVERGGGLAEPGTHAELRVLCRSTRCGCRRGGASGSRAAAHRRLPALVLRAGGGLRSGPAPWLASRGERGDAARPSGAADDPADSGRRPGRSLPSTSGSSACPDRSTPSSCAARSGHTIRSERCGDEPANLRCERCHPDDEHSRRP; this comes from the coding sequence GTGGCCTGCTTCTATAACGCCGGTCCGGCGGTCGGCCGTTCCCTCGCCCGCCTCGCCGAGTTCGACCGTGGCGCGCAGATCGTCCTTGTGGACGATGCATCGACCGACGCCACCGAGAGCAGGCTTCGAGAGTGGGCGGTGGGGCGCCGGGAGGTCCGCGTTCTCGCCCTTGAGGAGAATCGGGGGCCGGCTGCCGCTCGCAACGCGGCGATCGGCCTGATCGACCGCGAGTACGTCTGGTTCGTGGACGACGACGATCCGGAGCCGAACGCGCTCGACAGCTTCGCCGAGGCCATCTCCGGAAAGCCGGATCTCGTGTTCGCCCGTGCTCGCTTCCGCGCCGCAGGCGCCAGCGAGCGCTGGATCGACGGAATCGGCGAGCAGCGGACAACCGGCCGCGAGCGCGCGCTGCGAAGCGTTCTCGACGGCGACGTCCAGGGCTTCCTCTGGAGCAAGCTGTTCCGTCGCTCTGTGCTGCACGCGGAGACGTTCGGACGCGACTATCCGCAGGAAGACTTCATCGGTGTCGTCGATGCGCTGGAGCGGAGCGAACGCATCGTCTTCTGGCCGGAGTCTGTCTACACCGACGTCGAGCGGGGGGGGGGGCTCGCTGAGCCGGGAACGCACGCAGAACTTCGCGTGCTATGCCGTAGCACGCGATGCGGCTGTCGCCGCGGCGGAGCGAGCGGGAGTCGAGCCGCAGCGCATCGACGTCTTCCGGCTCTGGTTCTACGCGCTGGCGGTGGCCTTCGTTCCGGTCCGGCGCCGTGGCTCGCGAGCAGAGGTGAACGAGGGGATGCGGCTCGCCCGTCAGGAGCTGCGGACGATCCGGCTGACTCAGGTCGGCGCCCAGGCCGGTCGCTGCCCTCCACGTCTGGGTCATCCGCCTGTCCGGACCGCTCTACCCCGTCCTCCTGCGCTGCGCGCTCTGGGCACACGATTCGATCAGAAAGGTGTGGCGATGAACCCGCGAATCTCCGCTGTGAGCGTTGTCATCCCGACGATGAACACTCGCGGCGCCCTTGA
- a CDS encoding choice-of-anchor L domain-containing protein gives MLGGAVLAAAAFVPQSASASTGQSVADLSSTSVEELVASLVGPGVTVSNATFTGHSAAVGLFSGMGAALGLEGGVALSTGRVKDGVLGPHGASKASTDLDQPGDHDLSALLGGRTCLFDAAVLEFDFVRRSPSISIDYVFGSMEYPKFVDPRYTVNDVFGFFVNGTNCATVGSQAVSIKTVNAGVNAEHFVDNTTGARDTAVNGFTKVLTCTAEVEAGRTNHVKLAIADGADGGFDSVVLVGAGGFFSNQAPTAGDLSFSLTAGNSVQIVLPGWDPDGDQLGHKIVKAPAGGTLTLEGGSVVYTPRAGFIGTDSFTYTVSDGIVVSEPYTVAITVDESETSAPVLRERHYTVVAGADTVIELLPLDGVGAPATAAANPQALSEGAVPVSYAVTTAPAHGTLSGDGALRTYRSAADFAGVDTFQYTSSRNGVTSGPATVTLEVAARPVPNVQSRSIPVFPPAPVRIGDGAGTRRLADTGADLGTTASLGALVLFAGVAAVSVAALRRRARS, from the coding sequence GTGCTGGGAGGCGCGGTGCTCGCTGCTGCCGCGTTCGTCCCGCAGTCGGCCTCGGCCTCCACCGGTCAGTCTGTCGCCGACCTGTCCAGCACCTCGGTGGAGGAACTGGTCGCCTCACTGGTTGGGCCGGGTGTCACCGTCTCCAATGCGACCTTCACTGGCCACAGCGCCGCCGTCGGCCTCTTCAGCGGGATGGGTGCGGCGCTCGGGTTGGAGGGCGGCGTCGCCCTCAGCACCGGCAGGGTCAAGGATGGCGTTCTCGGCCCGCACGGCGCATCGAAGGCCAGCACGGACCTCGACCAACCCGGCGACCACGATCTCTCGGCCCTCCTGGGCGGTCGCACTTGCCTCTTTGACGCGGCCGTGCTCGAGTTCGACTTCGTGCGGCGGTCGCCGTCGATTTCGATCGACTATGTCTTCGGGTCGATGGAGTACCCGAAGTTCGTCGATCCCCGGTACACGGTCAACGACGTTTTCGGCTTTTTCGTGAACGGGACGAACTGCGCCACCGTCGGCAGTCAGGCTGTCTCGATCAAAACGGTGAACGCCGGTGTCAATGCTGAGCACTTCGTGGACAACACAACCGGAGCGCGGGACACTGCCGTCAACGGCTTCACGAAGGTTCTGACCTGCACCGCGGAGGTGGAGGCCGGCCGGACGAACCATGTGAAACTCGCCATCGCGGATGGCGCCGATGGCGGCTTCGACTCCGTCGTCCTGGTCGGAGCCGGCGGCTTCTTCTCGAATCAGGCTCCCACCGCGGGGGACCTCTCGTTTTCTCTGACCGCCGGCAACAGCGTGCAGATCGTCCTGCCCGGCTGGGACCCGGACGGTGACCAGCTCGGCCACAAGATTGTGAAGGCACCGGCGGGCGGAACGCTCACCCTGGAGGGCGGCAGCGTCGTCTACACGCCGCGAGCGGGATTCATCGGAACCGACAGCTTCACCTACACGGTCAGCGACGGGATCGTCGTCTCCGAGCCGTACACCGTCGCGATCACCGTGGACGAGTCGGAGACGAGTGCCCCTGTCCTGCGCGAGCGGCACTACACGGTGGTCGCGGGCGCGGACACTGTGATCGAACTCCTGCCCCTGGATGGGGTGGGTGCCCCGGCGACGGCGGCTGCGAACCCGCAGGCGCTCAGCGAAGGGGCTGTGCCCGTCAGTTACGCGGTCACCACCGCTCCGGCGCATGGAACGCTGAGCGGCGACGGAGCGTTGCGGACCTACCGCTCGGCCGCCGATTTCGCCGGCGTCGACACTTTCCAATACACCTCGTCGCGGAACGGCGTCACCAGCGGCCCCGCGACCGTGACCCTCGAGGTCGCCGCCCGCCCGGTTCCGAACGTGCAGTCGCGCAGCATCCCCGTCTTCCCGCCCGCGCCCGTCCGCATCGGCGATGGGGCCGGAACTCGCCGCCTGGCGGACACCGGAGCCGATCTCGGGACGACCGCTTCCCTCGGGGCGCTTGTGTTGTTCGCCGGTGTGGCCGCCGTCAGCGTGGCAGCGCTGCGTCGCCGGGCCCGTTCCTGA
- the tuf gene encoding elongation factor Tu — translation MAKAKFQRTKPHVNIGTLGHVDHGKTTLTAAISKVLADKYPSATNVQRDFASIDSAPEERQRGITINISHVEYETPKRHYAHVDAPGHADYIKNMITGAAQMDGAILVVAATDGPMAQTREHVLLAKQVGVPYLLVALNKSDMVDDEEILELVELEVRELLSSQDYLGDDAPVVRVSGLKALEGDEKWVQSVLDLMEAVDNNIPDPVRDKDKPFLMPVEDVFTITGRGTVVTGRAERGTLAVNSEVEIVGIRPTQKTTVTGIEMFHKQLDEAWAGENCGLLLRGTKREDVERGQVVVKPGSVTPHTSFEGTAYILSKDEGGRNNPIYTNYRPQFYFRTTDVTGVISLTEGTEMVMPGDTTDMTVELIQPIAMEEGLGFAIREGGRTVGAGKVTKIIN, via the coding sequence CGGCGATCTCCAAGGTGCTTGCGGACAAGTACCCGTCGGCGACCAACGTTCAGCGCGACTTCGCGTCGATCGACTCGGCTCCGGAAGAGCGTCAGCGTGGTATCACGATCAACATCTCGCACGTCGAGTACGAGACGCCGAAGCGTCACTACGCGCACGTTGACGCCCCGGGCCACGCCGACTACATCAAGAACATGATCACCGGTGCCGCTCAGATGGACGGCGCCATCCTCGTGGTCGCCGCCACCGACGGCCCGATGGCCCAGACCCGCGAGCACGTCCTGCTCGCCAAGCAGGTCGGAGTTCCGTACCTGCTGGTCGCCCTCAACAAGTCCGACATGGTGGACGACGAGGAGATCCTGGAGCTCGTCGAGCTTGAGGTCCGTGAGCTGCTCTCCAGCCAGGACTACCTCGGCGACGACGCTCCGGTCGTCCGCGTCTCGGGCCTCAAGGCTCTTGAGGGCGACGAGAAATGGGTTCAGAGCGTTCTCGACCTCATGGAGGCCGTGGACAACAACATCCCGGACCCGGTGCGCGACAAGGACAAGCCGTTCCTGATGCCTGTCGAGGACGTGTTCACGATCACCGGTCGTGGAACCGTCGTCACGGGCCGTGCTGAGCGCGGCACCCTGGCCGTCAACTCCGAGGTCGAGATCGTCGGCATCCGCCCGACGCAGAAGACCACGGTCACCGGTATCGAGATGTTCCACAAGCAGCTCGACGAGGCTTGGGCCGGCGAGAACTGTGGTCTGCTCCTCCGCGGCACCAAGCGCGAGGACGTCGAGCGCGGTCAGGTCGTCGTGAAGCCGGGTTCGGTCACGCCGCACACCAGCTTCGAGGGCACCGCCTACATCCTCTCGAAGGACGAGGGCGGCCGTAACAACCCCATCTACACGAACTACCGTCCGCAGTTCTACTTCCGCACCACCGACGTCACCGGCGTCATCTCGCTGACCGAGGGCACCGAGATGGTCATGCCCGGCGACACCACCGACATGACGGTCGAGCTCATCCAGCCGATCGCCATGGAGGAGGGCCTCGGTTTCGCCATCCGTGAGGGTGGCCGCACCGTGGGCGCCGGTAAGGTGACGAAGATCATCAACTGA